The stretch of DNA CAAGGAATACATCAACACGGCAAAGACATACTACTCGGCTAATACGACAAACCTCGATTTCATAAATCAGCCCGAAGAATCTCGTGTCAGCATAAACGACTGGGTCGCAGAGAAAACGAACGACAAGATCGAAGACTTAATTCCCGAAGGAATGATCGATTCGATGACGAGACTCGTCATAACGAATGCGATATACTTCAAGGGAACGTGGGTTCTCCAGTTCGACAAAAACATGACGACGGAAGCGGACTTTACAACACCGTCCGGCGAAACAGTCACAGTAGAAATGATGAAGAGGACCGATGATGACGCAGTCTACGGCTATACAGAGACCGACGGCCTCCAGGTCCTGGAGATGCCATACGAGAATGAAAGCGGAAAGAAACTCTCGATGATCGTCCTTCTCCCGAAGGAGAACGACCTGAAAGCGGCAGAAGATGCTCTCAGCGCTGATAACTTTGAGGAGATTGAAAACTCGATAAAATCAAAGCAGGTAAAGGTATACTTCCCCAAATTCAAACTCGAAACAGAATACCTGCTGCGTGATATCCTGATCGATATAGGAATGCCTGCTGCATTCTCCGGTTCGGCAAACTTCTCGGGAATGGACGGGACTACAAATCTCTTCATCAGCAATGTCGTGCACAAGGCCTTCGTCGAGGTAAACGAAGAAGGAACCGAAGCGGCAGCGGCAACGGCAGTAGTAATGGCATCAGGAATGTCTCCGGAAAAAGAGCCGATACCTGTCTTCAGGGCGGATCATTCGTTCATCTTCATGATACAGGACGATGAAACAGGGAATATTCTGTTCATCGGCAGGATTTCAAATCCCGCAGAATAAGATACTCTTTTATTTTTACATTGTTTCCTTCCCGTTCATTGTTAACTGCGAAAAAAACTGAAGTCAACGCCAGGTTAAATAAACCATAACACCAATAATCTGCCATGAAGCACCTTAAACCGACGGCCATAACGGCCATTTTTCTGGTAATTCTGTGTACTTTTTTGGCAGGATGCACCGGAACACCCGATTCTGCAGGGACAGAGACGGCAACGCCCACTCCGGTACAGAATGTAACCGAAACAGGTTCGGCAGTCGAAAGCGTAGTCGATGCAAACGACATGTTCGCATTCGACATCTATAAGAAACTGGCATCAGAAGAAAGCAAGGACGACAATCTCTTCCTGTCGCCGTTCAGCATATCGTCGGCACTTGCCCTGACATACGAAGGGGCGAAGGGGGAGACGGCAGACCAGATTAAGTCGGTCTTCTACTTCCCTGAAAATATCGACACCCTGAGATGTGGCTACCAGGACGTAAATGCCGGAATAAACGCAGGCGATCCCGATTATGAACTCAGCATCGCAAATGCACTCTGGGCCGAAGAGACCTACCCTTTCCTAGAGGACTACATCAATACGGCCGAGACGTACTACTCGGCCAATACTACAAACCTCGACTTCATAAACCAGCCCGAAGAGTCCCGTGTTACCATAAACGACTGGGTCGCAGGGAAGACGAACAACAAGATCGAAGACCTGATCCCTGAGGGAATGATCGATTCGATGACAAGGCTCGTCATAACGAATGCAATCTACTTTAAGGGTACATGGGTTCTCCAGTTCGATAAGAACATGACGACGGAGGCGGACTTTACGACACCGTCCGGCGAAACAGTCACAGTAGAAATGATGCAGAGAACGGACGATGACGCAATTTACGGCTATTCTGAAACCGACGACCTCCAGGTACTTGAGATGCCATACGAGAATGAAAGCGGAAAGAAACTCTCGATGATCGTCCTTCTCCCGAAGGAGAACGACCTGAAGGCGGCAGAAGATGTTCTGACCGAAGACAAGTTTAAAGAGATAACCGGTTCGATAGAATCGCAGCAGGTGAAGGTATACTTCCCCAAGTTCAAACTCGAAACGGAATACCAGCTCTCAGACACCTTAAGCGAAATGGGAATGCCGGTGGCGTTCACGGGCTCGGCCGACTTTTCCGGCATGGACGGAACAACAGGCCTGTCTATCAGCGATGTAGTCCATAAGGCATATGTCGAGGTGAACGAGGAAGGAACGGAAGCTGCAGCTGCTACAGCTGTTGTAATGAGACTCACTGCAGTGGCAGGTGAAGATATTACCCCGGTCTTTGTTGCGGATCACCCGTTCATCTTCATGATACAGGACGACGAAACAGGAAATATCCTGTTTATCGGAAGGATCTCAAACCCGTCTTCAGCCTGAGTATTTACCTTAACCAACACTTTTTTATACCGTCATAATAAAATCCTGAACCGCCAATAAAGAAACAAAGTGAACCTGCAAAAATATTTTGACCCTGGAGGCGGATCGGAACATGAGAACGGCTGAAAGATCTAAAATCGCAAAATTATCGGATAAAAGCGGTCTTCCTCCCGGAACTCCGGTATATACAGGAGAAAGGTCGCCGGACGAGACAAAAATCAGGATCTTTCTTTATACTGAAGAAAATTATGAGGAAAAAACAGTATTAAATCTTGATGAACTAAAAGATTTCTCGGCAAAGACAGGATCCAAATGGGTGATTATCACAGGACTGGCCAATACACAGCTGATAAATGACATCTGCGAATTTTACGGGATGCACCCCCTGACGACTGAAGACATCTTAAATACCCACCAGAGACCTAAGATTGAGTCTTTTGACGACTACATATATATCGTCATCAAAGTTATCCTGCCGATGGAGGATGAAGGCATATATTCGGAGCAGGCAAGCATAATACTCTTCAAAGATACGATAATTACGTTCCTCGAAAATGACGACAGGATATTCGAACCCCTGATACGAAGGCTGACCGCATCGAAAGGCCGGCTGAGAAAAAACGGCAATGATTATCTTTTTTATGCCATCATCGACTCTGTAGTGGATGAATATTTTGAGATATTCGAGATCATAGGCGAAAGGCTGGAAAGGATCGAGGATTCGGTAATAATATCTCCCGAACCGGAGATCCTTGAAGACATTTATTCCGTCAGGAGGGATCTGATCTGGCTCAGAAAATCAATATGGCCGCTGCGTGATGTCGTAGCTCAACTTTCGAGGGGGGAATACTATCTAATAAGCGACAATACCGAAATATTCCTCCGTGACGTCCACGACCACCTATCCCAGATCTCGGAAACACTGGAGACATACAGGGATCTTGCCGCAGGATTATTGGATTTATATCTTTCCGGGGTAAGCAACAGGATGAATGAAGTCATGAAAGTGCTTACGATAATCGCCACGATATTCATTCCGCTCACATTTATCGCAGGGCTCTACGGGATGAACTTCAGTTACATGCCGGAACTTAACCATCCTTATGCTTATCCTGGAGTTCTCCTGATTATGCTGGCAATTGCAGTTGCAATGCTGATATATTTCAGAAAAAAAAGATGGCTCTGAAGGATACTAACGGGATCAAATATCCCCGTTCCTGTGTTCAAGATACCATTCGTTCGCTCTCATCAGGTCCCTTGGGGTTCCTACATCGATATGGATGCCGTCGATCTTTTTATAATAAACTTTTTTTCCGCGTACAATCTGAGTCATTATAGAATCTGTGAGCTGAAGTTCGCCTTTATATCCGGGTTTCGTATTTCTTATCGCATCAAAAATTTCAGGAGTAAAAACATATGCACCGAGTGCACCAAGGCTACTCTTTGCCTCTTCAACCGCCGGTTTTTCAACCATATCGAGAATTCGATCGCCGTCGGGGTTGATAATTCCGTGACGAGTCACATCAGCAACATCAGCCACTCCAACGACCGTGTCAGCCGATGATTCAATATGGAAACTGATCAGGTCTTTTAAAAATGTCTTCGGGGCAAAGAAATTGTCTCCAAGGA from Methanolacinia petrolearia DSM 11571 encodes:
- a CDS encoding serpin family protein produces the protein MNIKSIVPFAVVMLACLFCVFAGCTGTPGSDGTETATPTPTQSVSHTGSAVESVVDANNMFAFEIYKQLSGENSKDDNLFLSPFSISSALALTYEGAKGETADQIKSVFYFPDNIETLRSGYQEVNAGINAGDPEYDLEVANALWAEETYPFLKEYINTAKTYYSANTTNLDFINQPEESRVSINDWVAEKTNDKIEDLIPEGMIDSMTRLVITNAIYFKGTWVLQFDKNMTTEADFTTPSGETVTVEMMKRTDDDAVYGYTETDGLQVLEMPYENESGKKLSMIVLLPKENDLKAAEDALSADNFEEIENSIKSKQVKVYFPKFKLETEYLLRDILIDIGMPAAFSGSANFSGMDGTTNLFISNVVHKAFVEVNEEGTEAAAATAVVMASGMSPEKEPIPVFRADHSFIFMIQDDETGNILFIGRISNPAE
- a CDS encoding serpin family protein; translation: MKHLKPTAITAIFLVILCTFLAGCTGTPDSAGTETATPTPVQNVTETGSAVESVVDANDMFAFDIYKKLASEESKDDNLFLSPFSISSALALTYEGAKGETADQIKSVFYFPENIDTLRCGYQDVNAGINAGDPDYELSIANALWAEETYPFLEDYINTAETYYSANTTNLDFINQPEESRVTINDWVAGKTNNKIEDLIPEGMIDSMTRLVITNAIYFKGTWVLQFDKNMTTEADFTTPSGETVTVEMMQRTDDDAIYGYSETDDLQVLEMPYENESGKKLSMIVLLPKENDLKAAEDVLTEDKFKEITGSIESQQVKVYFPKFKLETEYQLSDTLSEMGMPVAFTGSADFSGMDGTTGLSISDVVHKAYVEVNEEGTEAAAATAVVMRLTAVAGEDITPVFVADHPFIFMIQDDETGNILFIGRISNPSSA
- the corA gene encoding magnesium/cobalt transporter CorA is translated as MRTAERSKIAKLSDKSGLPPGTPVYTGERSPDETKIRIFLYTEENYEEKTVLNLDELKDFSAKTGSKWVIITGLANTQLINDICEFYGMHPLTTEDILNTHQRPKIESFDDYIYIVIKVILPMEDEGIYSEQASIILFKDTIITFLENDDRIFEPLIRRLTASKGRLRKNGNDYLFYAIIDSVVDEYFEIFEIIGERLERIEDSVIISPEPEILEDIYSVRRDLIWLRKSIWPLRDVVAQLSRGEYYLISDNTEIFLRDVHDHLSQISETLETYRDLAAGLLDLYLSGVSNRMNEVMKVLTIIATIFIPLTFIAGLYGMNFSYMPELNHPYAYPGVLLIMLAIAVAMLIYFRKKRWL
- a CDS encoding sugar phosphate nucleotidyltransferase; this encodes MLVKTGLIPAAGSGTRLGPFTNAIPKELLPVGEMAIIEHVVRAMKLAGIEHIVIVVSPHKHGLSDYLGSGKKFGINISYVVQEERKGLADAVLAGEHIIKEDFIVVLGDNFFAPKTFLKDLISFHIESSADTVVGVADVADVTRHGIINPDGDRILDMVEKPAVEEAKSSLGALGAYVFTPEIFDAIRNTKPGYKGELQLTDSIMTQIVRGKKVYYKKIDGIHIDVGTPRDLMRANEWYLEHRNGDI